In Mustelus asterias chromosome 30, sMusAst1.hap1.1, whole genome shotgun sequence, a genomic segment contains:
- the LOC144480671 gene encoding uncharacterized protein LOC144480671 has protein sequence MEKRWRCEDCGKGFNYPSLLENHQRSHTGERPFTCSICGKGFTQSSNLSLHQRVHTGKRAFTCSVCGKAFTQLSGLLSHQRIHTEEKPFSCTPCGKRFRHSSALTAHQRTHTGEGLFTCPECGKRFTQSSNFTLHQRVHTGERPFTCSMCGEGFTGSSHLLSHQRIHTQKPFSCTSCGKSFRQATSLIAHQRIHTGERPFTCSMCGTGFTVLPTLLRHQRIHTEEKPFSCTDCGKSFRQSSNLVLHQRVHTGERPFSCSVCGKIGADGYWFRRWSKKKRT, from the exons ATGGAGAAACGGTGGAGATGTgaagattgtgggaaaggattcaattatccatccctgctggaaaaccatcaacgcagtcacactggggagaggccattcacctgttctatatgtgggaaaggattcactcagtcatccaacctatcattacaccagcgagttcacacggggaagagggcattcacctgctctgtgtgtgggaaggctttCACTCAGTTATCTGGTCTTttgtcacaccagcgaattcacactgaggagaagccattcagctgcactccctgtggaaagaggttcaggcattcttcagcactcacggcacaccaacgcactcacactggggagggactgttcacctgccctgagtgtggaaagagattcactcagtcatccaacttcacattacaccagcgagttcacactggggagaggcctttcacctgctccatgtgtggggagggattcactgggtcatcccacctgctgtcacaccagcggattcacactcaaaagccattcagctgcacttcctgtggaaagagtttcagacaGGCAACCTCTCTCATtgcacaccaacgaattcacactggggagagaccatttacttgTTCCATGTGTGGGACAGGATTCACAGTTTtacccaccctgctgagacaccaacgaattcacactgaggagaagccattcagctgcactgactgtggaaagagtttcaggcagtcatccaatcttgttttacaccagcgagttcacactggagagaggccattcagctgctccgtgtgtgggaaaatcg GTGCAGACGGTTATTGGTTCAGGCGGTGGAGCAAGAAAAAACGCACATGA